GCATATACGGATAGGCCATAACGTACGAGGTGAAAATACATATCGTCATACAGTACAAACAATGCTTCTTTATCTCCTTTTCTTATTTTCTGCCACAAAGAAACCGGCTCATTTGTCTGCTGCATAATGTCTGAAGTTTAGGCACAGGCAATCATTAATAGATCATCTTTATCATAGATAACTGTTCTATGCGTTTCCGGCCGCAAAGAAAAAAATCGCATGTTATCCCAGGATTAACAATTTGTTATCTTTCGTGTAATTCTTTTTTGTCTCTGCCTTTTACTGATCAGAAAGCCCCGAATTGTTGCCGGTAATGCAGGGGGCTTACCTGCATTTTGGCTTTGAACATTTTATAGAAATGGGATATATCCCCGAATCCGCTATCGAAACAGATGTCCGAAATGGTTTTATCTGATTGAATGAGTTGCTGTGTGGCGTAATTGATCCGGTATTCAATCACCGTTTCCATAAATGTTTTGCGGGTGATCCGTTTGAAGTATTTACAGAATGCATTGGGCGTCATATTGGCAATGGCTGCGGCTTTGTTCAATGAAACCTCCCGCCTGAAATTCTCCACCAGGTAAGCAAAGATGGGATGGATCCTGGCTTGGTTAGCGGGTGAAAGCTCTGCTATCAGCGGATGCTGATCAAGCAATACATACTCTTTGGAAACAGCCAGTTGCTGTAAAATCTCCAGTAACTTTATCAGTTGTTTAAAATTATTCTTCTCTTCCGTGAGTTCTTTAATTTGTGCCTGCACCAGTGCGGGTGTTCTTTTTATAAACTGTATGCCGCTGCTGCTTCTCCGGAACAATTGATGAATATTGGCCAGTTCAGCTTTGGAGAAGAAATCATTTCCGAGAAAATCAGGGGTGAACTGGATCACCACAGAACGTGCAACGGATTTCTTTTCGTCTGCCTGTAGTTTCCAGCAATGTGGTACATGAGGGCCCAATAACACCAGGTCCCCATCCGAAAAATCGGCCATATTGCTCCCTGCATACCGTTTGCCGCTGCCTTTAACGATCCACGTCAGTTCATATTCCGGGTGAAAATGATAGGGAGCCGCGAAACCTGTTTTCCCGAATGTTCTTACCAGGAAAGAATGATTACCCGGCGGCTGCAGTACTTCGTAGGAGGCTTTTAACATGGCCTTTTTTATTATAAAGCTAACATTTCTGGCGTAATGGGATAAAATCCCCCAATAAATAACCAATTCCACCATTGTTTCCACGCCTGCAGATGCCTTACTTCGTAATAGTAAAACTTGCCAGTTATGAATACCACCACACACTCCCTGCCCGGATTAAACGATGTGCGGGAAATTTCCCCTGCTCAGGCGGAAGCCTTCCGTAAAAACGGGCATATACTCATCAGCAATGTGCTTAATACCGATGAAGCAGCTGCTTACCGCGAAGTAATTGTAGATGCTGCTAATAAGTATAATACGGAGAAGCGGAAGATGGAAGAAAGGGATACTTATGGAAAAGCATTTTTACAGATCATGAATTTATGGCGTGTGGATGAGCGGGTGAAAAAATTTGTACTGGCCAAACGATTCGCTAAAATGGCCGCGGACCTGATGGGCGTAGCGAATGTACGGATCTATCACGACCAGGCGCTGTTCAAGGAACCCGGCGGCGGCCCCACACCCTGGCATCAGGACCAGTATTACTGGCCCATTGATACACCCAATACCATTACAATGTGGATGCCGCTGGTAGATATTGATGTGGAGATGGGCATGCTCACCTTTGCTTCCGGCTCCCACAAAAACGGCGTTGTGTTCGATTATGAAATATCTGATGAATCCGAAGATGCATTTAATCAGTATGTGGATGAGCATCAATTTCCCGTTACCCGCGCATCCACTATGAATGCCGGTGATGCTACCTGGCATTATGGCTATACCATTCACAGTGCACCTGGTAATAACTCGCCCAATATGCGGGAAGTAATGACGATTATCTACATCGCTGATGATGCAAAGATCACAGCGCCGAAGCACAAGTTTCAGGAGAACGATCATGCCACCTGGCTGTTAGGTTTACCCATCGGCGGGCCGGCTGCTTCGGAACTGAACCCACTGGTTCTATAAAAAAGATGGCCCGCCTGAGGCGAGCTATCTACGCTTACAGGAAAGTCCCTCCTGAAGCCTCTATCCGTTGCGCAGTCACCCAACGGGCGGCATCGCTGCAAAGGAAGGCCACAATGCCCCCGATATCCTCCGGTTGGCCCAGACGGCCCAAAGCGGTCTGTGAAGCCAGGTATTCCCTTGTTCCGGGATGTGCATCAAAGGCACCCTTTGTAAAGTCTGTTTCAATAGGCCCCGGGGCTACTGTGTTAGCTGTAATTCCCCTGCCGCCCAGTTCTTTTGCCAGGTACCGGGTAAAGTTCTCAATGGCCCCTTTCATGGAGGAATAAGCGGCGTATCCCGGTGTTACAAAACGTGCCAGCCCGGTGGATAGGTTAACCACCCGCCCGTTATCTGCTAACAGCGGCAACATCTTTTGCGTCAGGAAATAAACACCCTTAAAATGTACGTTGAAAAGGTTATCGAATACCTCTTCAGTAGTGTCAGGGAAGTAGGAAAACGCGTCAATACCCGCGTTATTGATCAGGAAATTCACCTGTGTGGTATTCCATACTGCTTTGAGTTCTGCGGTAAGGATAGCGGTGAATGCATCAAAAGTAGCTGTTTTGCCGGTGTCCAGTTGAAGCGCTATTGCTTTACGTCCCATTTGCGCCACGGCTGCTACTACTTCCGCCGCTTCATTTTTACGGGAGTGATACGTCAATACAACGTCTGCGCCATTTTGGGCAAGGTGAAGCACCATATTTCTGCCAAGGCCCCGGCTACCGCCTGTTACTAATGCAATGTTTTGTTGTGTTTTCATAACACAAAGTTGAGCTATCCGGCTCCTTACATTATGGTGACAGCTACAGTTTAAATGGTGACTATTTCCGTTTTTTGAGGATTTACACGGCTATGGCTTCCATTTTCTCCCGGTAAACCTGTTCCCGGTATTGTTTGGGTGTAAGCCCCTGGAAGCGTTTGAAGAATTTAGTGAAATTAGAAGGGTCGTAGGTGAGTTGCATAGCGATGTTTGCAATGGGGTCATTTGTTTCACTCAGCAGGCGGCGGGACACTTCCATGATCTTTTCCTCAAAAAAGAAACAAGGGGCCTGCCCGGTGGTTAATTTGATGGTGTTGCTTAAATGGGTAGGGTGGATGTGCATCAGTTGCGCAAAATCCCTGATCTCAATCATTTCTGTTGCGCGCCCGGCTGCAATATCCTCTACATGTTTATTCACTTCCCGGATAAATTCAGCCACTATCTCGTGCTGGCGGGCCAATATCTGCTTAGGTAATTTAACCGCTTCCATGGGGCAAAAATACGAATATTCAGGAGGCTGACGAGGATCATTTTCCATCAGCTCTTTACATAGTACTTTTGCCACATGGAAAATAAGCCGCTGAAATCGGTAAAAAGGCTCCGGGTAATAGGCCTGCTGGAAGGTATTTCCTTCCTGGTATTGCTTTTCATAGCTATGCCCCTGAAATACTTTGCAGACGAACCCTGGTTAACCAGGCAGGTGGGGATGGCGCATGGGGTGTTATTTGTGCTTTATGTGATCCTCGTCATAGAAGTAAAACTGGCCATGGACTGGTCCATCAAAAAGATGCTGATAGCATTGGGTGCTTCCGTGATCCCCTTCGGCACTTTTTATATCAATGATAAATTTATAGCCCGGAAGTAACTTTCCCAATATCCGGGCCGTTTAGCATATGTATCAACCCAAAAACGATCCTTATGCTAAGAACTGTTACACTCCTCCTGGTAGCAATTGCATTCTGCGGTTGCGATTTCCGGCTTTTTGAATTACGTGAAAGGGACCGGATGCCTCCCGAACCTCCACCCGTTGGTATTGTAGATACCTATGTACCCATATATGCTTCGGAGGATGCCGAAGAACTGAAGATTACCACGCTGGCTGCCCGGCCTACGGCAAAGGCAGGTAAGATCTTCGTATTGGGCACCAGGCTGTACCAGGTAGAAGAAGATTCAGGCATTCACATCATTGATTATTCAGATAAGGCTAAGCCGGTTAAAATTGGCTTTTTAAATGTACCCGGTTGCAAAGAGGTTGCACTGAAAGGGGACAATATATACACCAATAACTTCGAAGATATGATCATTCTGGACCTCAGTGCTTCTCCCGAAGTAAAAGTAAAAAGCCGTGTCGCCAATGTATTTCCGGAACTGAGGTATTCCTCTGTATATTATAGCCATAACAGGCCATCAAATGTTTTCTATCTGGAATGCCCGGATTACAGTAAAGGAAGAATTGTGAGATGGGAAGTGAAAAAAGTTAATAACCCTAAATGCCGCTTCTGATGAAAAAATATTACTACTTATTATTGGTGCTGCTGATCACCATCTCTTGTACGAAAGACGGCGCCAAAACTTCTTCTGACTATAGTTCCGGTGGCGGCAAAGGGGGCTCCCTTGCAAGATTTGCAATTGCAGGCAATTATCTTTATGTAGTGAATCATAGCAACCTGCAGGTGTATGATATAACGGATGCAGACAAGCCCATTAATAAAGCAACAAAATCTTTGGGCTGGGATATTGAAACCATCTTTGCCTACGATCAGAAACTGTTCATTGGCTCATCTTCTGCTATGTTTATTTTTGATATAACAGATCCCGCCAGCCCTAAACAGGAAAGTCGTGTACAACACTTTAGAAGTTGTGATCCCGTGGTTACACAGGGTACTATTGCTTTTGTAACATTGAGAGGAGGGAGCACCTGCGGAGGTGCTGCGAATGCATTAATGGTCTATGATGTAAAGGATACAAAAAATCCCGTACTTAAAACACAATTGCCGCTGACACGCCCTTATGGGCTGGGTATACAGGATAGTGCACTGTATGTTTGCGATGCTGAAAAAGGACTGGCTGTGTTCAATATTAAAAACCCGGAACAACCCAAATTACTGAAGTATATAGAGGACGGAGATACTTATTATGACGTGATCCCATACCATGGCGTACTGATCGCATATGTGAAGAATGGTGTGCGTTTCTTTGATATCAACAAACCACAGGAACCGGTTTCTTTGTCTGCGCTGATGAATTAAATTATTTATGCAGCTTGTTAAAACATTAAGGCCGCCTCAGTAAGGCGGCCTTAATGTTAGTGTTTTATTATCTGGTAATATTTTCGTCTTATTGGGACTTTCAATAGTTGAAGGGTCGGCTAAATATTTTTGAAGAGAGGTCAACTGGTTAATAGCAGCTTCTCTCATCATCTCATACCGTTCTTTCTTACCGATCCCCTGTCTGATCCAAACGGCATTGAGATTTTCAAGATTTGAAAGAACAATGAGACTATGGGTATCTGCGCAATCTCTTATTGTTCCGGTTGCAGCTTCCGGATATTGCTCTTTCCATTGTTTCGCAGTAAGGCCGAATAAAGCCAGATTTACCAGGTCAGCTTCTTCCGCGTAAATATATACATCACTTTTTTGCAGTGTGTCGCTCCAGGGGATCAGTTTTTCCTTAATTGCATCCGTTTGAATTCTGTAGTTAGTAGCCGCCAGACTCCTTCTGAAGTTCCATTCAAGGTGATGTGTATTACTCTCAATTTCCTTCAGTCTCTGGAACTCTTTAATCAGGTATAACTTGAATGCCGGGCTTATCCATGAGCCAAATTCAAAAGCGATATCTTTATGAGCATACGTACCGCCATACCTGCCTGCTTTTGCTATTAATCCAATTGCATTGGTTCTCGCTGCCCATTCTTTCACGCTGATTTTAAATGAGTTAAGGCCGGTATGGGATTTAATTACGTCGAATTCGACGTAATTAAATCCTGCATTGTTAATACTTTCCCATATTCCAAGGAATTCTACCGTATTCCTGTTTCTTAACCAGTGTTCTACAAAATAATCTCCCTCCTTAGCTTTGAGCATATCTGTAATAGATATGTAATCGCTATTATTATGGTCAACAACAGCAATAGGAATGTTTTGTACGTTAATTTCTCTTTTTTTAGCCATGATCTGTAATTAATAATTATAAATACAATTCGTGCACCTTACGGCGTGAATAAAATCATGGGATGTATAGCTATAGCTGAAGTATTGGGTTAACCCTGAAATTGGAGATGAGTAAAATTAGAATAATCATTTGGGTTAAAAAAATATATAGGATCGGCTTTGCATGAACATGATATAACCAGCCGCTCAACAACATTGAACAGCTGGCTATGTAAAATCTTAAGCTCTCCCTACATCCCATCCGCACTCGGTCCGTAACTGCCCGGAATAGGCACATCCAGCAAACGCAGGAATACCCCCAGCTGTGCACGGTGATGTACAATCTGGCTGAAGCTCATACGTACAGCTTCTTCTTTGCTGAGTTGTGCATAAATAGCATCTCCTGCACGCATGGTCCATGTTTCAGGTAAAATGTTCTCATTCGCGGCGGCCAAGTGTGCTTTACTGTCTGCCAGGGTTGTTTCAAAGTACTGCAACAGTTCCTCTTTGTTATTGATCTGTACCGGTTGGTAGGGCTGCGTGTTAAAATCCAGCTCATCCGTGGTTACCGCCAGTGTGGCAAAGGTGGGCATTTCTGCAATATGCGTTGTGAGCTGGCGAACGGTCATGCTTTTGGGATGTGGCTGCCAGTCGAATTTATCTTCCGGTACTATAGACAGCATTTTACGGGTAGTAATGGATTCCTTCTCCATTTCTTTGAGGAAGCTTGAAATGATTGACATATAATTGCGTTTTTGTTTGTGATACAAAGGAACCATGGGGGTGTGACAACCCTATGTCAGCAGTATTCCGTACTTTTATAAAATAACTGAAACATGCGTATATGAGAACTGCTATAGCCTTTGTAATCCTGCTCTCCGCCTGCAACCAGGCTGGTACCGGTAATAAAAATGATTCCACTGCCACAGAAAACACCACGCCGCAGGGTGCGGTTGCTTCCTGTTATAATAAGATCACCGGCCGGGATACCATTAAATTATCCCTGGTGGTGGATGAAGACAAGGTGAACGGCACCCTGGAATACAACATTTATGAAAAGGATAAGAATACCGGTGTAATAGCGGGTACCCTGCAGGATAACATCCTCAGGGCTACTTATGAATTCCAGAGTGAAGGAGTGAAGAGCACCCGGAATGTAGTGTTCAAGATCATGGGAGATCAGGCATATGAGGCGCAGGCAGACAGTCTTACTTCAGATGGCCTGCCCGTTTTCAACGGGGATGCCGCCCTGTTGAAGTTTGAACCATCACCCTTTAAGAAAATCCCTTGTGAGTAAGCAATGGATGCAGATATTCATACGCTTTATACTTCTGACTACTACCGGATCATGGACTTCCGGTGCCGGTGTACAGATTGCCGCACTTCCAAGCCGGAACAGAGCGATCGCTTCTGTATCAGTTTTGTAAGGAAGGGGAATTTCCTTTTCAACGTTTTCCGGAACTCGCTGGATTCTTACAGCGGTTGCATCCTGATCACCAAACCAGAATATGAACGTACGGTCACCCATACGCATGCTG
This DNA window, taken from Chitinophaga niabensis, encodes the following:
- a CDS encoding LVIVD repeat-containing protein, giving the protein MKKYYYLLLVLLITISCTKDGAKTSSDYSSGGGKGGSLARFAIAGNYLYVVNHSNLQVYDITDADKPINKATKSLGWDIETIFAYDQKLFIGSSSAMFIFDITDPASPKQESRVQHFRSCDPVVTQGTIAFVTLRGGSTCGGAANALMVYDVKDTKNPVLKTQLPLTRPYGLGIQDSALYVCDAEKGLAVFNIKNPEQPKLLKYIEDGDTYYDVIPYHGVLIAYVKNGVRFFDINKPQEPVSLSALMN
- a CDS encoding DinB family protein; protein product: MSIISSFLKEMEKESITTRKMLSIVPEDKFDWQPHPKSMTVRQLTTHIAEMPTFATLAVTTDELDFNTQPYQPVQINNKEELLQYFETTLADSKAHLAAANENILPETWTMRAGDAIYAQLSKEEAVRMSFSQIVHHRAQLGVFLRLLDVPIPGSYGPSADGM
- a CDS encoding KilA-N domain-containing protein; amino-acid sequence: MAKKREINVQNIPIAVVDHNNSDYISITDMLKAKEGDYFVEHWLRNRNTVEFLGIWESINNAGFNYVEFDVIKSHTGLNSFKISVKEWAARTNAIGLIAKAGRYGGTYAHKDIAFEFGSWISPAFKLYLIKEFQRLKEIESNTHHLEWNFRRSLAATNYRIQTDAIKEKLIPWSDTLQKSDVYIYAEEADLVNLALFGLTAKQWKEQYPEAATGTIRDCADTHSLIVLSNLENLNAVWIRQGIGKKERYEMMREAAINQLTSLQKYLADPSTIESPNKTKILPDNKTLTLRPPY
- a CDS encoding SDR family oxidoreductase, whose translation is MKTQQNIALVTGGSRGLGRNMVLHLAQNGADVVLTYHSRKNEAAEVVAAVAQMGRKAIALQLDTGKTATFDAFTAILTAELKAVWNTTQVNFLINNAGIDAFSYFPDTTEEVFDNLFNVHFKGVYFLTQKMLPLLADNGRVVNLSTGLARFVTPGYAAYSSMKGAIENFTRYLAKELGGRGITANTVAPGPIETDFTKGAFDAHPGTREYLASQTALGRLGQPEDIGGIVAFLCSDAARWVTAQRIEASGGTFL
- a CDS encoding DUF3817 domain-containing protein, with the translated sequence MENKPLKSVKRLRVIGLLEGISFLVLLFIAMPLKYFADEPWLTRQVGMAHGVLFVLYVILVIEVKLAMDWSIKKMLIALGASVIPFGTFYINDKFIARK
- a CDS encoding helix-turn-helix domain-containing protein gives rise to the protein MAKVLCKELMENDPRQPPEYSYFCPMEAVKLPKQILARQHEIVAEFIREVNKHVEDIAAGRATEMIEIRDFAQLMHIHPTHLSNTIKLTTGQAPCFFFEEKIMEVSRRLLSETNDPIANIAMQLTYDPSNFTKFFKRFQGLTPKQYREQVYREKMEAIAV
- a CDS encoding phytanoyl-CoA dioxygenase family protein, which translates into the protein MNTTTHSLPGLNDVREISPAQAEAFRKNGHILISNVLNTDEAAAYREVIVDAANKYNTEKRKMEERDTYGKAFLQIMNLWRVDERVKKFVLAKRFAKMAADLMGVANVRIYHDQALFKEPGGGPTPWHQDQYYWPIDTPNTITMWMPLVDIDVEMGMLTFASGSHKNGVVFDYEISDESEDAFNQYVDEHQFPVTRASTMNAGDATWHYGYTIHSAPGNNSPNMREVMTIIYIADDAKITAPKHKFQENDHATWLLGLPIGGPAASELNPLVL
- a CDS encoding AraC family transcriptional regulator, coding for MLKASYEVLQPPGNHSFLVRTFGKTGFAAPYHFHPEYELTWIVKGSGKRYAGSNMADFSDGDLVLLGPHVPHCWKLQADEKKSVARSVVIQFTPDFLGNDFFSKAELANIHQLFRRSSSGIQFIKRTPALVQAQIKELTEEKNNFKQLIKLLEILQQLAVSKEYVLLDQHPLIAELSPANQARIHPIFAYLVENFRREVSLNKAAAIANMTPNAFCKYFKRITRKTFMETVIEYRINYATQQLIQSDKTISDICFDSGFGDISHFYKMFKAKMQVSPLHYRQQFGAF